In Oncorhynchus kisutch isolate 150728-3 linkage group LG5, Okis_V2, whole genome shotgun sequence, a genomic segment contains:
- the LOC109890775 gene encoding eukaryotic translation initiation factor 6 yields the protein MAVRASFEKNNEIGCFAKLTNTYCLVAIGGSENFYSVFEGELSETIPVVHASIAGCRIIGRMCVGNRHGLLVPNNTTDQELQHIRNCLPDTVKIQRVEERLSALGNVIACNDYVALVHPDLDRETEEILADSLKVEVFRQTVAEQVLVGSYCAFSNQGGLVHPKTSIEDQDELSSLLQVPLVAGTVNRGSEVIAAGMVVNDWCAFTGLDTTSTELSVIESVFRLSEAQPSAIATTMRDSLIDSLA from the exons ATGGCTGTCAGGGCATCTTTCGAGAAGAACAACGAAATAGGCTGCTTCGCCAAATTAACAAACACATATTGCCTAGTTGCAATTGGTGGGTCAGAGAATTTCTATAG TGTCTTTGAAGGCGAGTTGTCAGAAACCATCCCAGTTGTACATGCCTCAATAGCAGGATGTCGGATAATTGGAAGAATGTGTGTGG GGAATCGTCATGGACTCCTGGTGCCCAACAACACTACTGACCAGGAGCTGCAGCACATTAGGAATTGTCTTCCAGACACTGTGAAGATCCAGAGGGTCGAGGAGCGTCTCTCAGCACTGGGGAATGTCATAGCCTGTAATGACTATGTGGCCCTGGTGCATCCTGATCTGGACAGG GAGactgaggagatcctggcggaCAGTCTGAAGGTGGAGGTGTTCCGTCAGACAGTAGCAGAGCAAGTTCTAGTGGGGAGCTACTGTGCCTTCAGCAATCAGGGGGGACTGGTACACCCCAAAACCTCCATAGAAGACCAGGATGAGCTCTCCTCCTTACTCCAAGTGCCTCTGGTG GCTGGAACAGTGAACCGTGGTAGCGAGGTCATCGCCGCAGGGATGGTGGTAAATGACTGGTGTGCCTTCACTGGGCTGGACACCACCAGCACAGAGCTGTCCGTCATCGAGAGTGTGTTCAGACTGAGCGAGGCGCAGCCCAGTGCAATCGCTACCACGATGAGAGACTCTCTAATTGACAG CCTCGCATAA